Proteins encoded in a region of the Paenibacillus sp. W2I17 genome:
- a CDS encoding YtxH domain-containing protein, with amino-acid sequence MNKAEEQYPVQTGSTFAKGIFIGGLLGAAAALLFAPKPGRELRGDLSEKVGIVTDRTKEVATVVSDKATELAKTVSSKTSDIAKTVNQGRNDVMDSVRKASADVANEASRASDEVAAASVEAKEDARKEINSTSL; translated from the coding sequence ATGAATAAAGCAGAAGAGCAATATCCTGTACAGACGGGTTCAACTTTCGCAAAAGGTATTTTCATCGGGGGTTTGCTGGGAGCTGCAGCAGCACTACTCTTTGCGCCTAAACCGGGACGTGAATTGCGTGGTGACCTTTCCGAGAAAGTGGGCATCGTTACTGACCGCACCAAAGAAGTGGCAACTGTTGTAAGTGACAAAGCCACTGAACTGGCTAAAACGGTCTCTTCCAAAACTTCCGATATTGCAAAAACGGTAAATCAAGGCCGCAATGACGTAATGGACTCTGTGAGAAAAGCGTCTGCTGATGTGGCTAACGAAGCATCCCGTGCATCTGATGAAGTGGCTGCCGCTTCCGTTGAAGCGAAGGAAGATGCACGTAAAGAAATTAACTCGACTAGC
- a CDS encoding GlsB/YeaQ/YmgE family stress response membrane protein, translated as MWGIIISIVMAVIIGLIGDALAGHNMPGGIIGAMIAGFAGAWLGALLLGNWGPVIGNFAIIPAIIGTALFVFLLGLVSRLLRQAA; from the coding sequence ATGTGGGGCATCATTATCAGCATTGTGATGGCTGTCATCATCGGTTTGATCGGAGATGCACTTGCCGGTCACAACATGCCTGGAGGCATAATCGGTGCAATGATTGCCGGATTTGCCGGAGCCTGGCTGGGAGCACTTTTGCTTGGTAACTGGGGACCAGTTATCGGTAACTTTGCCATCATCCCTGCCATCATTGGTACAGCGCTCTTTGTTTTCTTGCTGGGGCTTGTGTCCAGACTGCTAAGACAGGCTGCCTGA
- a CDS encoding phosphatase PAP2 family protein: MPRKTYSPASFSSNSGTLLRPLLNWGLAGLALSASVVFILAGLGAWLGADVIIRLDDQIQQLFYLNSDSRLHLFPYTAFITALGSFKISAVAAGGFALLFFIQRSPRFVIYGYALTGSFAMMWILNTLLKEFFRRSRPELDHLLVVHGYSFPSGHAMISMGFYGMLFVIWAIERQRHNSSGVWLPVLCGISFIFLIGLSRIMLGVHYPTDVFTGFTAGLAWIFCMVKGIKQRR; encoded by the coding sequence ATGCCGCGCAAAACGTATTCACCAGCCTCATTCAGTTCAAATTCAGGCACATTATTACGTCCACTCCTCAATTGGGGTTTGGCTGGTCTGGCCCTCAGCGCATCGGTCGTATTCATCCTGGCAGGTCTGGGTGCCTGGTTGGGTGCTGATGTTATTATTCGTCTGGATGATCAAATTCAGCAATTATTTTATCTGAATTCAGATTCACGTCTTCATCTATTCCCTTACACTGCATTCATAACCGCACTGGGTTCATTCAAAATCTCTGCTGTGGCTGCAGGAGGTTTTGCTCTTCTTTTCTTCATTCAACGCAGTCCAAGGTTTGTTATATATGGATATGCGCTCACCGGAAGTTTTGCCATGATGTGGATTCTGAACACGTTATTGAAGGAATTTTTCAGACGAAGCAGACCTGAACTGGATCATCTGCTGGTCGTTCACGGGTACAGCTTTCCCAGCGGACATGCCATGATCTCCATGGGCTTCTACGGCATGCTCTTTGTAATCTGGGCCATTGAACGACAGCGACATAACTCTTCCGGTGTGTGGCTTCCTGTTCTATGTGGTATCAGTTTTATTTTCTTGATTGGCCTCAGCCGAATCATGTTGGGCGTTCATTATCCTACGGATGTATTTACTGGATTTACTGCTGGATTGGCATGGATCTTCTGCATGGTTAAGGGCATTAAACAGCGCCGCTAA
- a CDS encoding asparaginase: MESALLIKEYRAGVMECAHYGHISITDEYGRIVYSAGDPHFRAFTRSSAKPFQAIPGIRAGIASHYGLSAQEIAIMSSSHRSEPEHIRVLEQLSGKIGLGEECLICAPSYPLNEESRNQWLRGQGEKRRILHNCSGKTSGNPGVQSDEAG, translated from the coding sequence ATGGAGAGTGCCTTGTTAATTAAAGAATACCGTGCAGGCGTTATGGAATGCGCCCATTACGGACACATAAGTATTACGGATGAGTATGGCCGAATCGTATACTCGGCTGGTGACCCTCATTTCAGAGCGTTCACTCGCTCATCTGCGAAACCTTTTCAAGCCATTCCAGGTATTCGGGCAGGAATTGCCAGTCACTATGGCCTATCAGCACAGGAGATCGCCATTATGTCCTCTTCGCATCGCTCGGAACCGGAACACATTCGGGTGCTGGAGCAGTTATCCGGTAAGATCGGATTGGGAGAAGAATGCCTGATCTGTGCACCAAGCTATCCGCTTAATGAAGAAAGCCGTAATCAATGGTTACGTGGACAAGGAGAGAAACGGCGCATCTTGCACAACTGCTCCGGGAAAACATCTGGGAATCCTGGGGTACAGTCAGATGAAGCAGGTTGA